Sequence from the Equus quagga isolate Etosha38 chromosome 15, UCLA_HA_Equagga_1.0, whole genome shotgun sequence genome:
GGCTGTGGAGAAAAGAGCTCCAAAGTCAGGAGGCATTTGGCAAGCGCAGGTGCAGGCTCAACTTTCCAGCTACTTCTATGAGCTTTGACCACTTCTGCTTATAAAATATCCACACTCTTGCTATTCACTACCCCAGGTGCTGCTCCAGAGGCAAGCCTGTGGCCACTTGTCAGCTCACTGAGGATTTACCAGTTCAGCACAGCAAGCAGGCCCTTCCAGAAAAGGGGAAAGAACCCTGGATGGAGTTGTAGCTGAAACCATGGCATGATTCTCTTTGAGAACTGACACTAGAAAAACAGTTTTAGAATCAGCGATTGATGCTGCATTCCTTGTACAGAGAAAGGGTCAACAGGACGACATCACAGGCAGCAGCCCCTAAACACCCCTGTATGTTTGTCACCATTTGGCAGAGGTCCCCAACCTTCCTTTCTCACCACATCCCCAGCGGACATGATCACACATCATCACTGGCCATTATGGCTAACCATAGAAGGGACGTGGGAGGAGGGCTGGTTCTACCCCTCAGACTGGAGTATTAAGGTGGAAAAAGGTTCTGCATCCCCACCTAGAGAACCACTGGGTGAACAGGAAgagaggcagcctggggctccGCAGGTGGGGCTCCAGGGCAGGAAATACACAGCAAGAGTGGACAGAGCCCTGACCAAGGGTGCATGATGTGATTGCCAAATACTTTAAACCTCCCAGATGCTCATCAAAGGTGGAATGGATATATAATTGGATAAAGAGATATATACACAATTAAATTCTatacagcaacaacaacaaaaagaatgcaCGATGGGGGTCAGGCCAGACTTCTGGGATTGAAATCTCAGTCACTTAACTTGATGAGCTCTCTATAGCATAgatcagtttccccatgtgtaaaatggggctaataacagTACCTCACAGGAACCACCAGAGAGTTAAATAAATCAATGCATGTTAGTGCTACAACAGTGCCTGTCACAAAACACATCTTCAATCAACCAAGAAATGCacttatgtaaatataaaatgcaagaatgcatttaaaagaaactttGGCAAAAAGTCAAGTTTAGCACTCTCCCGTTGCCCACACCGTGTGAAAGTCCTCACACACGGGCCTGCATCAGAGAGGGGCCAACAGTGGCTTGGCCCAGGTCGTCAAAGGCTCCACCTGGCAGAAATCAAAGGACACCCTCCCCACCCGCCTCCTTCCCGGGAAGCAGGTTCCGGCTGGTGCCCTCCTCACACCCAAATATGGGTCTAAGCCAGGACTctaagagaaagaaggcaggccAAGACCGGAGAAGCAGACCCTCGCAAATGCCGGCCAGCAGAGCCCTGCCGGGAAGGACACAAAGCACACACAAGAATATATGACCCGGCATGAGACCCGTCCTTGCTGCCCAACCAAAATCAGGGAGCCAGCTGGAGTCCCCCAGGTTTTGAAGGACAAGTCAAGACACCACTAGGGTCTGCTGCAAAGTTCTGATCTGGAGAGTCATGAAATGAAAAGGTAACTTTGCTCCCTCTACCAgagccacctccccaccccaactcagACCTAAGTGTGAGGTCTCCAGTGAACCTGCTTCACAGGTACAAACGGTTGGCCACCTCTGCCACCTGCCTCTGGGCGCCCACATTCAGGGGACTGATTTATACTTAGTCTCTGCTTCCACACTTAAAGTGCACTCCTAGCGGGAGGAGTTTATTCTCTTCATTTGAGCATCCTTAGTGATGGGGGCAAGCAGCAAGGACTCGAAGACACTTGAATTGCTGCTGGCTAGTTGGCAGGATTTGTGGATACACAGTAAAGAAAAAGGAGTGGGGGACATTGGTCACCGTCCATCATCCAGGAAGGAGATGCTAGACCTGGAACCAGAGGCACTCCGAAGAAGAAAGGCGCGATATATGGCCTTATCACTCAGAGTCCAGGACCTGATGTGTAAAACTGGGACCCAGGAGCCAGAACAGGGTGATGTTTCACCTCTCCTCAGGTGCAGACACGTCTCCTCAACAACCCAATCACAAGAACCCGCAAACCCATTGGCTCTGGTCCCAAGAGTCCACACAATACCCCCCTCAACAGGTGGCCCTTTTCCTGGCTTCCTTTCCTACCAATGCCACCCACTTCTAGTTACTCCACTGCCCAAAGAACATCAAAAGCAGTGAGCAACCAGCTCCACTCAGGAAGCCCAGAGATGTGTCACTGGAGAGCCTTCAGGCTGAGCATGGGCCCGGGTCCTTGGCCACCATGTAGACACTGGGGAGCAGAGAGACGCAGCATGTCCGGGGTGGGAGCCTGGCTAGGCCACGGCAAGGGTGCACACTGCTGGGCTCCCCAGCCTGCCTTCACACACCAGGGCCTGACAGTGTTCAGACAGCCCTGGGCACTTCCGCCTTCATGGGCTCCCTCctgcacacaaaaaaattaagaatcatGCTTTTCAACTGTGTTAGTGTAAAGATGaatgtatttacatatgtatattacTAATTTTCTTGACCTAAAAGTTCGGAGTTTTTCCcgctaattttaaaagaaatcaaatatttttgcaGGCTACGAAAAGCACTGGGGACCCCCAGCACCGGGCCTCCTGTGCCTGATGGATAAATCGGCCCTGCATTTGGGGATTTGATTTTCTTGCTGCAGTTCAAGGAAGGAGGCATACGCCAAACacagataaagaggaaaattatgTGGGGCCTTCTAGCTGCCATGATTCTGATTCCCCACCACAAGCCTACTTATAAAAACACAAACTCCAAGTGGAGTTCCAAAAGCATTTAATCATCACACACAAGGCGCACTCCtaagtgcctggcactgtgcagGCTCCGAGAGCGGCAACACAGCCGCGATGCAGCGCGTCGGTCTCTGCGCGCGACGCTCGCGGACCCTAGTACCTGCTCGGGGCCGGTCTCTGAGCCGAGCACTTCTCAAGTGCAACACCTCACGGAGTGACGGTAAGCGACACAGCTACCGCTCCGCAGCCGAGGAGTTTCCAAGGCTGAGACGCTGGCACCAACCACTGCTGGGCGGAAGCCTGGGAAACCTGGCGCCTCCACGAGCAGCTCTCTCGACACCCAGCACTCAGCCTGAGCCCAGCCGCTGGGCCAGCAAGGAGGCCGCGCCCCACGGGCGCAGCCAGAGCACCCGCAGGCCCCCGAGGCGAGGTCGAGCCCCGCACAGTCTCGCTTCCGTCAACCTCCAAGCATGCAGGGCTCCATGGATGTGGGTCCAAAAGCAACATCCCTCCAGAACAAAGTTCCGTGACACGCGCGGCAACCTGAGCCCACGTAAACTCACAGCTCGGTCCCGGCGAGGGGGCGGCGCCCTCTGGGGACGCAGCCGGCCAGGCGGAGGGAGGTCCCGGCgacccccgcccgccccgccccgaccgcccgcgcgccccgccccgccgcccccgccgcgccGCGCACCTGGCCGCAGTGGCTCGGTGACGGTGAGCACGAGCAGGAAGAGCAGCAGGAAGGCACCGCTGTCTGCCTTGGGCACCATTTATCCTCCGTTCATCGTCCCCGGGGCGGCCGCGTGACCCCGCGGGGAGGCCGGACCGGGCCGGGCTGAGGGTCGGGCGCCGAGGAGGGGCCGGGGCCGGGCGCGGAGGGGCGGCGGGAGAGGTCTCCGGCTGGGCCGCGGAGGGGCTGGGCGCGGGCTGGAGCGCACTCTCGGCCGCGGCCTCGGGCTCCGACTCCGGCTCCGCGCAAGATGGCGGCCGTCCTGCTCGGCTCCGCACCGCCCCGCCTCCCGCCCGCACGCCGGCGCCAGCCAATCAGCGCcgaggcggggggcggggcctgcgtgCTCCCAATGCGTGCGGACCATTGGCCGGGCGGGGGGCGGAGCGCCCGAAGGGGGCGAGGCCTAAGGTCAGGGAGGCGGAGGGCGGGGACTGCGGGGAGGGCCCGACGCGGGGCGGGGCCACGAGGGGTGAAGTGCGCCGTTGGCTAAGCAGAGAGGTGGGGCTCGGGGGCGGAGCCTAGCTGGTAGGGCCTCCAAAGGGCCTAGGATCCGAGGCGCGGGGCAGAGCGGTAGGGGAGGGGCACCGGACCAAGATGACGGACACAGACAAGGGCGGGGGCGAGGGGCCGCGGGCGGCCCAGGGGCAGAGCGTGAATGGAGCGGGCGGGACGCAGGGAGGCGGGGGAAGGGGACGCGGCTGAAGCAGGACCCTGGGACGCGAAGGGTTTTCAAATTCTGCACACCTGCAAGCCCAGGTCCCGTCAGCGGCCCAAGAGTGCGCCCTAAAGTAGTCTTTTTAAAGCTGAACCGCTGCGGAAAAAGGATGAGGAAGACGGGAGGGACCTGGACTATCTTTGAGGAGgttctgggggtggggaagaaggatCAACCCTGTAAGGAACAGGCAGGTGTGGCTTCACCGGCGCACACAACTGAAAGTGTTtcaaacagatgaggaaatagccTACAGGAGTGTCATACCGGGAGAGCTGACAGGGGAAGTCCCATCCCAGAGAGCGTGTGGAGCAAGGCTGNNNNNNNNNNNNNNNNNNNNNNNNNNNNNNNNNNNNNNNNNNNNNNNNNNNNNNNNNNNNNNNNNNNNNNNNNNNNNNNNNNNNNNNNNNNNNNNNNNNNGGGGGGCAAAGAAGGCTGGGcacagctgctgccacagcaggcCAGGTCTGCAGGGGAAAGCTGCTGGGGATAGTGCTTCAAGTGCTGGCCTCGCACCTGTCATCGAGAACAAGGTGACCGTGCTGAGGGACAGAGCAGATGGGGTGTTCTAGCAGGAGTGGAGCAAGCTGTCCAAAGGAAGGAGCAGCAGCCACGCACATAAGGCCTGACACGGGGTGTCAGCGCTGCGGAAGAGGGTGAAGATGGGAGCAGAGCCAACAGGAAAGGGCCAAGGCTGATGGGGACCCATCCCAGCCtggcccacctccagccccatGGTCTCACTCCCCACAAGCAGTCCTCCCAGGCCCCTTCAAGGCATGGTCCTCCTGAGTGTCCCAGTATTCCAGTCTGCGACCCTCAGGGTCATCTGAGGGAGAGGCACCCACTCCCTCTGGGTGGATATGACCAAGGTGAAACCCAAAGCTAGGCCAGACCTGCCTGCTCCTGCCCTGAAGCAGGTGCTAGACAATGGGGCTATCACAGCAGAGGGGCCCCACTGCTGGCAGAAACATTGGTCCCTGTCCAATGCTATCCTGGCCACTTATACCATCCTCAGGGAGCATTCCCAGGAGCAGCTGCTGGCACTCAGAGTGGGATCCAAGCCTTGccttctgcccccagccccagatcTGTCCTGGGAGCCCAGCCAGGGCTACAGGCTGGACAGACCCCTGGGAGAGAACTCAGGGCCAAGATCAGAAATCCCTGCCACTTGTCCCCCAGCAGAGCCACTGTTGGAGAAACAGGTTGGCAAAGGTTcggatgaggaaagaaaaatataggaagatgaAAAGTACGACCAAACCATGCAGGCCAAAGGCAGAGCCCTGGCTTCCTAAACTGCAGTGACTGCTGGGCCAGGAGCCTGCCCCTCCTGATCAACCTCCAGCTTTCTCAGCCCTGCTGTGTGGCCTGCAGGCTGCCTATGTGGACACCTGTCAAGGGTTTCCAGGGCTGATGGGAGGGAAAAGACATCAGGGACATTTTCCCCCAACTCCCTCCCTGTGGGGTCACTGTGGCCTCCACCTAAGGtcactgcctctctcttcccaggtTCCAGTGaccatcccttccttcttcttggaGTCTGTTACTACCCTTGGGGTTCCCTACACTGTTCCCACTTGTGTAAATCATCCCTTTATTACACCCTCCTCAGACTGCCCTAACTTGAGTATGTCTTCTGTTTCCTGCCGGGACCTGGACTGATATGACCACCCACCCTGCGTTTCCTGGGATGCCCTGGGTTGCAGTAACCAGCCCCACTGCTCCATAAGCAATACTGGCCGCAGGTTTGGAGGCCTGAGCAGACTGCTATATTCCCCACAGCCCCCCTCCTACCTCAGGTCTCAGCCAAGCGCAAGACCATTCTCCACTGGCCTTCAGTCGGCCCCAGCCCACTGGCCGGCCTTCCAGAGTTCCAAGTCCAAGTGGCTCAGGCCAGAGCCTCATTCCCCCAGGGCACTCCTCCTTTATGACTTCACCCACCGAAGTCACCTGGGAGACAAAACTGAACATTCTACCCCAGAGTCTTGGCCTCTAGGAGGCAGGGACAGCAGGCCTGGCCAGCCCAGAGGACTCTCTGTCCACAGTGTAAATGAGGACGCTGCTGGCCCATGTCCCGCAGGGATGTAGAGGGCAGGCTCAGAGGCACTGGGCACTCCCGGCACCATGGATGATGCTGCCGTCCTCAAGCGACGAGGCTACATCATGGGGATAAATTTGGGAGAGGGCTCATACGCAAAAGTCAAATCCGCTTACTCTGAGCGCCTGAAGTTCAACGTGGCGGTCAAGATCATCGACCGCAAGAAAGCCCCCACGGACTTCTTGGAGAAATTCCTTCCCCGGGAAATTGAGATTCTGGCCATGCTAAACCATCGCTCCATCGTCAAGACCTATGAAATCTTCGAGACATCAGATGGCAAGGTCTACATCGTCATGGAGCTCGGGGTCCAGGGCGACCTCCTTGAGTTCATCAAAACCCGGGGAGCCCTGCATGAAGATGATGCTCGCAATAAGTTCCACCAGCTCTCCTCAGCCATCAAGTACTGCCATGACCTGGATGTCGTCCACCGAGATCTCAAGTGTGAGAACCTTCTCCTGGACAAGGACTTCAACATCAAGCTGTCCGACTTTGGCTTCTCCAAGCGCTGCCTGCGGGACGACAGTGGCCGACTGACACTGAGCAAGACCTTCTGCGGGTCGGCGGCGTACGCGGCCCCCGAGGTACTACAGGGCATTCCCTACCAGCCCAAGGTGTACGACATCTGGAGCCTGGGAGTGATCCTCTACATCATGGTGTGCGGCTCCATGCCCTATGATGACTCCAACATCAAGAAGATGCTGCGCATCCAGAAGGAGCACCGCGTCAACTTCCCACGCTCCAAGCACCTGACAGGCGAGTGCAAGGACCTCATCTACCGCATGCTACAGCCAGACGTCAACCGGCGGCTGCACATCGATGAGATCCTCAGCCACTGCTGGGTACAGCCCAAGGCCCGGGGCCTGTCCTGTGCAGCCATCAACAAGGAGGGCGAGAGTTCCCGGGGCACTGAGCCCTCGTGGACCCCTGAGCCTGGCTCTGACAAGAAGTCCGCCACccagctggagccccaggaagAGGCACTGCCCGAGACAAAACCCGAGGAGGACAAACTGCAAGGGCAGGTGTCAAGGCAGTCGGAGACCAAGGGCCTCACCAGCGAGCAGTCGAgcagggagacagaggaaggggccccTCCGCAGCCTTCAGAGACGCACACCTAGCGAGCCTCTTGCGGCCCAGGGGGCCTGCAGGGAATGAAGCAGAGCTCACGGCTTGAGGCGTGAGCTCTGAAGAAGCCGAGGGACGAGCCAGACAAGGAAGACAATACCGGATGAGCCACTATTTTCGTCagtttcttttccctccctttgAACTTGGTAGCCCACGTGGCTAAAGAAGCAATAAATCACTATATTAGTGCAGACTCCAAGGTGAATGTCTTTACCCCAACTGACTGCGGTCCTCCAGGGAGAGGATGCTGCACTCCCCCTGGCTCCCCACGCTTCAGATCAGATTGCACTGTGCATCACTTCCTGCTTGGGAAAATACATCCCCGTGTGCCCTGCCCTGACAGTGACTTCAGGCCCTGGACCAGAGCAGAGTGCTGAGTGAGGAAGATGCTGCTTCAACAGGGAGGCCATGAGTgtggtgctggggtggggaggggacaaagAGAGGACAGGACCAGGAAGGGCAAGGTGGTTGCCTGCAGAGGAGGGGGCATCCCTCTGGGAGAGCTGGCTCTGTCTGCAGTTGGGGCTGAGGGTCTGAGCCCTTAACACTCCAGTGCAGTCGTCCCCACAAGgctgctggaggggaggggc
This genomic interval carries:
- the TSSK1B gene encoding testis-specific serine/threonine-protein kinase 1, encoding MDDAAVLKRRGYIMGINLGEGSYAKVKSAYSERLKFNVAVKIIDRKKAPTDFLEKFLPREIEILAMLNHRSIVKTYEIFETSDGKVYIVMELGVQGDLLEFIKTRGALHEDDARNKFHQLSSAIKYCHDLDVVHRDLKCENLLLDKDFNIKLSDFGFSKRCLRDDSGRLTLSKTFCGSAAYAAPEVLQGIPYQPKVYDIWSLGVILYIMVCGSMPYDDSNIKKMLRIQKEHRVNFPRSKHLTGECKDLIYRMLQPDVNRRLHIDEILSHCWVQPKARGLSCAAINKEGESSRGTEPSWTPEPGSDKKSATQLEPQEEALPETKPEEDKLQGQVSRQSETKGLTSEQSSRETEEGAPPQPSETHT